GGATCATGGTGGTATCCCCGTGCCCGCCCACAACAACGGCCTGCAGGTCGGTAGCCGTGCAACCCATGGCTGTTGACAGGTAGTATTTAAAACGGCTGCTGTCCAGTATACCGCCCATGCCAATGATACGGTTCTTGGGTAACCCGCTTGATTTTAATGCCAGGTATGTCATGGTATCCATCGGGTTGCTGATAACAATGATGATGGCATTGGGTGAATGCTGTAAGATATTCTGTGTAACGGTTTTTACAATGCCGGCATTGATACCGATCAGTTCCTCCCTTGTCATGCCCGGCTTACGGGGAATACCGGAAGTGATCACGGCCACATCCGTACCGGCCGTTTTGGTATAATCATTGGTACAGCCGGTTATCCGGGTATCAAATCCAAGCAGGGTGGCGGTCTGCATCATATCCATCGCTTTGCCTTCGGCAACGCCTTCTTTGATATCCAGTAATACCAGTTCGGTACAAAGTTCTTTACGGGCAATATTGTCGGCACAGGTTGCACCAACGGCACCGGCACCAACTACAGTTACTTTCATGTATGATCTATTTATACGTTGAAGAAATTATTTCCGGCGCAAAGGTAATTAATTAAGGCCTCGGGAAAACTGATTTTATAAGATTTCGGCGATCTTTTTAATGGACTCGGGCCTTTCAAAGGCGGCTACAAATTTCCCTTTTTTATTGTAAACAAATACGGAGGGGATGGTACGGATGTTGAAAAAGGTTCCGAAAAAATTACCGGGATCCCTGCCCATAACGATACCGGGATAATCAGCGATCCGGTACGCTTCATAGAATTTTTTCAAATGCGCATAGTCGATGGGAGAGGCCATAATGATCAGGGCCTCTTTAAAAAGCCCGATATTGGCTTTCAGCTCTTCTGTTTCATGCTTGCAATGGTCGCAAAAAGGATTGAAAATAATGAACACCGTAGCTTTCTTATCTGCCAGGTCGTCTTTTGTAAACTGGCTGCTGTCTGCCA
This sequence is a window from Chitinophagaceae bacterium. Protein-coding genes within it:
- the mdh gene encoding malate dehydrogenase is translated as MKVTVVGAGAVGATCADNIARKELCTELVLLDIKEGVAEGKAMDMMQTATLLGFDTRITGCTNDYTKTAGTDVAVITSGIPRKPGMTREELIGINAGIVKTVTQNILQHSPNAIIIVISNPMDTMTYLALKSSGLPKNRIIGMGGILDSSRFKYYLSTAMGCTATDLQAVVVGGHGDTTMIPLARLATFQGTPVANYLDADAMKKVVADTMVGGATLTGLLGTSAWYAPGAAGAALVESIVRDEKKLFPCCVYLEGEYGQKDICIGVPVVVGKNGWEKIVDYKLNAEEQAAFNKSADAVRNMNDVLATLSL
- a CDS encoding redoxin domain-containing protein, which encodes MKKAFLILFLVCAGYQGMAQADTAGIYLRFPTIPPFRLTNLADSSQFTKDDLADKKATVFIIFNPFCDHCKHETEELKANIGLFKEALIIMASPIDYAHLKKFYEAYRIADYPGIVMGRDPGNFFGTFFNIRTIPSVFVYNKKGKFVAAFERPESIKKIAEIL